The region GCACGACAACGAGACGAACCAGCGCGGCCGTTATGACGCGGCGCCCGCCACTAGGTGTACTGCCAGGGGAGGTTGGGGACGCGGGTGGCGGGTGGTCAAAGGCTGAGTCCCACACCGCAAGCGGCTCCGCCGCTTGTAGAACAGAGCCCAACTCATCCGCCGGGTTCGCCCGCACCGTTGCGCAGTCCGTCGAAGGCGATCTTGGTGACCGCGTCGGCGATGGCCGGGGCCCGCAGCCCCCGGTTCGGCCGGTACCACTCGATGATGGAGTTGACCATGCCGAACAGCAGCCGCGCGGTCAGCGCCGGATCGACGTCCGGGCGGATGCTGCCCTCGGCCTCGGCCTGCTTGACCAGGTCGCTGACGATGCGGTCGAACTCGCGCCGCCGGGTCAGCGCCTGCCGCTCCACCTTGGTGTTGCCCCGCACCCGCAGCAGCAGCGTCACGAAGGGCAGGTCCTCCAC is a window of Saccharopolyspora erythraea NRRL 2338 DNA encoding:
- a CDS encoding TetR/AcrR family transcriptional regulator: MQGNAGQRNRRGRPGYDLGKLLDVSVQVFIERGYEGTSMEDLSNRLGITKSAIYHHVSGKDELLRLSVNRALDALFAVIEEERSTTGKAIDRLEHVVRRSVEVLVEDLPFVTLLLRVRGNTKVERQALTRRREFDRIVSDLVKQAEAEGSIRPDVDPALTARLLFGMVNSIIEWYRPNRGLRAPAIADAVTKIAFDGLRNGAGEPGG